The sequence below is a genomic window from Curtobacterium sp. MCPF17_002.
CAGGCGGCGGCGTCGGTCGGGGAGAAGGGGACGAAGTCGGTCACGCACGCCACGTTACGGTGGAGCCCATGAGCCTGTTCCTGCCTGGTCGCGTGGTGGTCTTCGACTACGGCGAGGTGATCAGCCGGACGCCGCACGCCTCCCGTGACGCCCTGGTCGAGGCCACGGGGATCCCCGCCGACGAGCTGTTCCCCGTGTACGGGGAGCTCCGGCACGCCCTCGACCGCGGCGACCTGTCCGTCGTGGCGTACTGGCGCGCCGTCGCCGCACGCACCGGTCGGCAGTGGACCGTGGCCGACATCCACCGGTTCTGGGCGATCGACTTCACCGGCTGGTTCGAGGTCGAGCCGGAGACCCTCGCGCTCGTCGAGGAGCTGCACGACGCCGGCACGCGCCTCGCCCTCCTCTCGAACGCCGGTTTCGACTTCGGCGACCCGTACCGCCGCTCGCCGATGGGCTCGCTGTTCGAGACCGTCGTGGTGAGCGCGGAGGAGCACGTCCTCAAGCCCGACGCGTCCATCTACCGCGACACCTGTGCGCGTCTGGGAATCGACCCTGGTCAGATGGTGTTCGTGGACAACAGGGCCGAGAACGCCGCCGGCGCGGAAGCGATCGGGGCGGTCGGCCACCACTACACGTCGCCGGCAGGCCTGCGGTCGTTCCTCGAGGAGCTCAGCCAGCAGCCCGCGCCGGTGCCCGTCCCCTGAGGAGCCCGCGTGACGCACGCCCTGTTCGAACCGATCACCATCCGTGACCTGACCGTCCGCAACCGCATCTGGGTCTCCCCGATGTGCCAGTACTCGGTCGAGGCGCAGGACGGCGTCCCGACGCCGTGGCACCTCGTGCACCTCGGTGGCTTCGCCAAGGGCGGTGCCGGCGCGGTCGTGGCCGAGGCCACCGGCGTCGTACCGGAGGGACGGATCAGCCCGCAGGACCTCGGGCTCTGGAACGACGAGCAGCGTGACGCCTTCCGGCCGATCGTCGACTTCATCCACGCGCAGGGCGCCGCCGCCGGCATCCAGCTGGCGCACGCCGGCCGCAAGGCGTCGACGTTCCGCCCGTGGGAGGACGCCCACGGCTCCGTGCCCGCCGACCAGGGCGGCTGGTCGACGGTCGGCCCCTCCGCGGTGGCCTTCGACGGGTACGCCGAGCCCCGCGAGCTCGAGACCGAGGACATCCGCGTCGTCGCGCTGGCCTTCGCCGCCGCGGCTCGCCGTTCGGTCGAGGCCGGGTTCGACCTCGTCGAGATCCACGCCGCGCACGGCTACCTGCTGCACCAGTTCCTCTCCCCGCTGAGCAACCACCGCACGGACTCGTACGGCGGCTCGCTCGAGAACCGCGCCCGTGCACTCCTCGAGGTGCTCGACGCCGTCCGCGCCGAGGTCGGCGAGGGCTTCCCCGTCGTCGTCCGGTTCTCCGCGACCGACTGGGTCGACGGGGGCCTCACGCTCGACGAGACCACGCGGGTGGCACGGTGGGCCGCCGAGCACGGTGCCGACCTCGCCGACGTCTCCACCGGCGGCAACGTCGCCAGCGCACCGATCCCGGTCGGCCCCGGCTACCAGGTGCCCTTCGCCGCGGCGATCAAGCGCGACTCCGGTCTCGGGACGGTCGCGGTCGGCATGATCTCGGAGGCGTTCCAGGCCGAGCAGATCGTCGCCACCGGGCAGGCGGACGTCGTGATGGTGGGTCGCGAGTTCCTCCGCGACCCGGCGTTCCCGCTGCGCGC
It includes:
- a CDS encoding HAD family phosphatase yields the protein MSLFLPGRVVVFDYGEVISRTPHASRDALVEATGIPADELFPVYGELRHALDRGDLSVVAYWRAVAARTGRQWTVADIHRFWAIDFTGWFEVEPETLALVEELHDAGTRLALLSNAGFDFGDPYRRSPMGSLFETVVVSAEEHVLKPDASIYRDTCARLGIDPGQMVFVDNRAENAAGAEAIGAVGHHYTSPAGLRSFLEELSQQPAPVPVP
- a CDS encoding NADH:flavin oxidoreductase/NADH oxidase, whose translation is MTHALFEPITIRDLTVRNRIWVSPMCQYSVEAQDGVPTPWHLVHLGGFAKGGAGAVVAEATGVVPEGRISPQDLGLWNDEQRDAFRPIVDFIHAQGAAAGIQLAHAGRKASTFRPWEDAHGSVPADQGGWSTVGPSAVAFDGYAEPRELETEDIRVVALAFAAAARRSVEAGFDLVEIHAAHGYLLHQFLSPLSNHRTDSYGGSLENRARALLEVLDAVRAEVGEGFPVVVRFSATDWVDGGLTLDETTRVARWAAEHGADLADVSTGGNVASAPIPVGPGYQVPFAAAIKRDSGLGTVAVGMISEAFQAEQIVATGQADVVMVGREFLRDPAFPLRAAVELGVSVDYEPQQYHRARVTA